Proteins found in one Streptococcus iniae genomic segment:
- the trpX gene encoding tryptophan ABC transporter substrate-binding protein, protein MKNKSLLATLILITTLVVFSLVFEKTDNQVPLVAKKVVKVGILQLVTHEALDQIEQGIEDELAKSPNKNQKIEIHLMNAEADQSKLQTMSKQLVSSGNDIVVGIATPAAQGLATASKDIPVVMSAITDPVGAKLVKNLKKPEANVTGLSNQVPVAQTVKLIKDISPQTKTVGVLYASSEDNSISQVKAFKQEAAKEGITVLSYAVPSTNEVPSTMAIMTSKVDAIFIPQDNTIASAFSAVISAANAAKKPVYSSVDTMVKDGSIASVSQNQYDLGVQTAKQIKALLKGKKVSQVPVKIVDTGKPILNRKAAAELGIKIPDEVLKRSQIIVKE, encoded by the coding sequence ATGAAAAATAAAAGTTTACTAGCAACACTAATTCTCATTACGACTTTAGTTGTTTTCTCATTGGTGTTTGAAAAAACAGACAATCAAGTTCCTTTAGTTGCTAAAAAAGTGGTTAAGGTTGGTATTTTACAACTGGTCACTCACGAAGCCTTAGACCAGATTGAACAAGGGATTGAAGATGAATTGGCTAAATCCCCAAATAAGAACCAAAAAATTGAGATTCATTTAATGAATGCTGAAGCTGACCAAAGTAAATTACAAACCATGAGCAAGCAATTGGTATCCTCAGGTAATGATATTGTAGTAGGCATTGCGACACCTGCGGCTCAAGGATTAGCAACAGCAAGTAAGGATATTCCAGTGGTCATGTCAGCCATTACAGATCCAGTAGGGGCAAAATTGGTCAAAAATCTCAAAAAACCAGAAGCAAATGTTACAGGGCTTTCCAATCAAGTGCCTGTTGCTCAAACAGTTAAATTGATTAAAGACATTTCTCCTCAGACAAAAACAGTTGGTGTCCTCTATGCAAGCAGTGAAGACAATTCCATTTCACAAGTAAAAGCCTTTAAACAAGAAGCAGCCAAAGAAGGCATTACTGTTTTATCTTATGCTGTTCCATCTACCAATGAAGTGCCATCAACCATGGCGATAATGACAAGTAAAGTGGATGCTATTTTTATACCACAGGACAATACCATTGCTTCAGCCTTTTCAGCCGTTATCAGTGCAGCCAATGCAGCAAAGAAACCTGTTTATTCAAGTGTGGATACTATGGTTAAAGACGGTAGTATTGCTTCAGTGTCACAAAATCAATATGATTTAGGTGTTCAAACAGCCAAGCAAATCAAAGCCTTATTAAAAGGAAAGAAAGTTTCTCAAGTGCCTGTCAAAATTGTAGATACTGGAAAACCCATCCTCAATAGGAAAGCAGCAGCTGAACTTGGTATCAAGATTCCAGATGAGGTCTTGAAAAGATCTCAAATCATTGTAAAAGAATAA